One genomic region from Chionomys nivalis chromosome 17, mChiNiv1.1, whole genome shotgun sequence encodes:
- the Tnfrsf13c gene encoding tumor necrosis factor receptor superfamily member 13C — translation MGARKRGTRSRRSRDSPMPTPCIQALCFDPLVRRCLECNLLRTPDPPRHAPGTALQPQESVGTGPGPDATLPLPGLLFGAPALLGLVLVLVLVALVIWRWWRQRRMASPDTPDGVQEESLDNVFVSSSETPPASAPIWPTLKEDADTTLPSHSIPVPATELGSTELVTTKTAGPEE, via the exons ATGGGCGCCCGGAAGCGCGGGACCAGAAGCCGGAGAAGCCGGGACAGCCCCATGCCCACGCCATGCATTCAGGCACTGTGCTTCGACCCTCTGGTGCGACGCTGCTTGGAATGTAACCTCCTCCGCACACCGGACCCTCCTCGGCATG CGCCCGGGACAGCGCTGCAGCCGCAGGAGTCGGTGGGCACGGGACCAGGGCCAGATGCGACGCTGCCACTGCCCGGGCTGCTCTTCGGCGCCCCCGCGCTCCTGGGACTGGTGCTGGTTCTGGTCCTGGTGGCCCTGGTGATCTGGAGGTGGTGGCGGCAGCGCAGGATGGCCTCCCCTGACACCCCAGACggggtccaggaag AGTCCCTGGACAATGTCTTCGTGTCCTCCTCAGAAACCCCCCCTGCCTCCGCTCCCATCTGGCCTACCCTCAAAGAAGATGCCGACACCACCCTGCCAAGCCACAGCATCCCAGTGCCCGCCACAGAACTGGGCTCCACTGAGCTGGTGACCACCAAGACAGCCGGCCCTGAGGAATAG